A region from the Rosa rugosa chromosome 6, drRosRugo1.1, whole genome shotgun sequence genome encodes:
- the LOC133714620 gene encoding uncharacterized protein LOC133714620 isoform X1 — MSCEIFPIPLEFRFRPTKKELLCDHLKKKNQCKDSQSMSIIPEIDLCKHEPHELPGDPSPEPEHHQFQLLLVIQSCVLCCVFAGLAFTGQENLGRKLFFFFFFWFTRAESWDTQGKWYFFAPRDYKYANSTRSNRTTGEGFWKPTGKVRDIKAPGSKAVIGRKRILTFQKHGEPKPQKTGWVIHEYYLIEAQSDRPKQIGDFVVCCLKYKSDNSDHDEDAPFCNPGSGSGSCSMASSVANQAEENLASNEQFNGTGYEAETGGGRITEAEEHLAYKKLRDELRIPIGNQNEFQGSQTDPCNLWTSLEGQADRSNSSHMIEERLNDPEMHELHQSPMHTTNVQNDGCRKRKYPFEDNDSSLTNKKNNISTNDGDELVSNTTSNSENQAADVILEGDSVVFRLKNKSDKKDFLVSDEGEPDGTGVSNWKIQAAHKNDEPLFHQPQPLDDCCSSAVRSWASLELEAVLQAIGTNDDCNKLQSPCGDSTSCLEDRNEVSTCDEDENMDGVFPQLCDPPEVNLDSFLRLLQPQDYCPSIPQSPIYPKLGNVPNSNLCFSECNDWQFAFKKKISTNEVDIPVRHIMSNFEHQATDSRILEVHRQTKENMESAFYPFQPQDLAVQTMMYTMHGDALHNIECNELQSYSSNQTAQTPSVDSNLPKSLGRVYHRDSGVSSYDTNTEVAHGWEQHASALAIGNPPM; from the exons ATGAGCtgcgaaattttcccaattCCACTGGAATTCCGATTCCGTCCCACCAAAAAGGAGCTGCTGTGTGAccacttgaagaagaagaatcagtGCAAGGACTCCCAAAGCATGTCCATCATCCCTGAAATCGATCTGTGCAAGCACGAACCTCATGAGCTACCAGGTGATCCATCTCCGGAACCAGAACACCATCAATTTCAATTATTATTAGTGATCCAGTCATGTGTATTGTGTTGCGTTTTTGCAGGACTGGCGTTCACAGGGCAGGAAAATCTGGGGAGGaaacttttcttctttttcttcttttggtttaCAAGGGCAGAGTCTTGGGATACTCAGGGCAAGTGGTACTTCTTCGCTCCGCGTGATTACAAGTACGCTAACAGCACTCGCTCCAACAGGACTACAGGGGAAGGGTTCTGGAAGCCCACAGGCAAGGTCCGCGACATCAAGGCCCCGGGCTCCAAAGCTGTGATTGGCAGAAAGAGGATCTTAACCTTCCAAAAACATGGAGAGCCGAAACCCCAGAAGACCGGCTGGGTCATTCATGAGTATTATCTCATTGAGGCACAATCTGATCGCCCTAAGCAGATAGGGGACTTTGTTGTATGTTGCTTGAAGTACAAGTCAGACAACTCTGATCATGATGAGGATGCTCCATTCTGCAATCCAGGTAGCGGTAGCGGTAGCTGCAGTATGGCCTCCAGTGTTGCAAACCAGGCTGAAGAAAATTTGGCATCCAATGAGCAGTTTAATGGCACTGGTTATGAAGCTGAAACTGGTGGCGGTAGGATTACTGAAGCAGAAGAACACCTGGCATATAAGAAGCTGAGAGATGAGCTTCGGATTCCCATTGGAAATCAGAATGAATTCCAAGGCTCGCAAACTGATCCTTGTAATCTTTGGACATCTCTTGAAGGTCAAGCTGATAGAAGCAATTCGTCTCATATGATTGAAGAG CGACTAAATGATCCAGAAATGCATGAGCTACATCAGTCACCGATGCATACCACCAATGTCCAGAATGATGGATGCCGTAAGAGGAAATATCCATTTGAAGATAATGACTCTTCTCTTACGAATAAGAAGAACAATATTTCAACCAATGATGGTGATGAACTAGTCAGCAACACCACATCTAATTCTGAAAACCAAGCTGCAGATGTGATCCTAGAG GGTGACTCTGTTGTCTTTCGCTTGAAGAATAAATCAGATAAGAAGGATTTTCTCGTAAGTGATGAAGGGGAACCGGATGGCACGGGTGTGTCTAATTGGAAAATTCAGGCG GCACACAAAAATGATGAACCACTATTTCATCAACCTCAGCCTCTGGATGACTGCTGCTCCTCTGCAGTGCGGTCATGGGCATCCCTAGAGCTGGAAGCTGTTCTGCAAGCCATTGGCACTAATGATGATTGTAATAAGTTGCAATCACCATGTGGAGATAGTACTTCTTGTCTAGAAGACAGGAATGAAGTTTCAACCTGTGATGAAGATGAGAATATGGATGGTGTGTTTCCACAG CTATGTGACCCACCAGAAGTAAATCTAGATTCATTTTTGCGTCTACTTCAACCACAAGATTACTGCCCCTCCATACCGCAGTCACCAATATACCCAAAGTTGGGAAATGTTCCAAATTCCAATCTCTGTTTTAGTGAATGCAATGATTGGCAATTTGCatttaagaaaaaaatttcaaccaatGAAGTTGACATACCAGTTAGACATATCATGTCTAATTTTGAACATCAAGCTACAGATTCTAGGATTCTAGAG GTGCATCGtcaaaccaaagaaaatatggagtcagcGTTTTATCCATTTCAGCCACAAGATTTAGCTGTGCAGACAATGATGTACACAATGCATGGAGATGCTTTGcataatattgaatgcaatgagttgcaatcttACTCTTCTAACCAAACAGCTCAGACTCCCTCCGTAGACTCCAACCTACCAAAGTCATTGGGAAGGGTCTACCATAGGGATAGTGGAGTAAGCAGCTATGATACAAACACTGAAGTAGCCCATGGATGGGAACAACATGCATCTGCATTAGCTATTGGAAACCCTCCAATGTAG
- the LOC133715899 gene encoding NAC domain-containing protein 101-like, with translation MHKPHSFLCTSEQKQKKQNTDQNQLFRVKEMSCGDFIVPPGYRFHPTDERLLSDLKEKNQCKDSEIPTIIPVIEMCKHEPHELPELAFTRAQNLGRKFFSFFFFWFAWAESWDSQGKWYFFAPRDYKYANSTRSNRTTGEGFWKITGKDRDIKARGSKAVIGRKRILTFQKHGEPKPQKTGWVIHEFYLIEAHSNPPKQIGDFVVCCLKYKSDNSDHDKDAPFFDRGSTSCSMASNVENQAEENWASIEQVNVVPIPNGNGDEAETGGGMITEEEEYLALKELENALQSPIGNPHEFQGTQTDPCHIDKNDLSTSVEGRPDKSNLSDMIEELLDDPENLDSLFDTPAPPQLHQPPMYTTNDHNDECRKRAYPFEDNEPSLVKKNNISTNDDDELVSKTASSSENQAANMIQERYSQQGANLGSDFDSFLPKDYVNTLPSINGGPGDFPHDNNFIEWDDLPSLYEGMDYSPAKFSHTVIDGGRGVTSDGNTEVVDGSVNDYSALATGALLQCS, from the exons ATGCATAAACCTCACTCTTTCCTCTGCACTTcagagcaaaaacaaaaaaaacaaaacaccgATCAAAATCAGCTATTCAGAGTGAAAGAGATGAGCTGCGGCGACTTCATAGTTCCGCCGGGATACCGATTCCATCCCACAGACGAGAGGCTGCTTAGTGACTTGAAGGAGAAGAATCAGTGCAAGGACTCCGAGATCCCCACCATCATCCCTGTTATCGAGATGTGCAAGCACGAGCCTCACGAGTTACCAG AACTGGCATTCACAAGGGCGCAAAATCTAGGCAGgaagtttttctcttttttcttcttctggttTGCATGGGCAGAGTCTTGGGACAGTCAGGGCAAGTGGTACTTCTTCGCTCCGCGTGATTACAAGTATGCAAACAGCACTCGCTCCAACAGGACTACAGGGGAAGGGTTCTGGAAGATCACAGGCAAGGACCGCGACATCAAGGCCCGAGGCTCCAAAGCTGTGATTGGCAGAAAGAGGATCTTAACCTTCCAAAAACATGGAGAGCCGAAACCCCAGAAGACCGGCTGGGTCATTCATGAGTTTTATCTCATTGAGGCACATTCTAATCCTCCTAAGCAGATAGGGGACTTTGTTGTCTGTTGCTTGAAGTATAAGTCAGACAACTCTGATCATGATAAGGATGCCCCATTCTTCGATCGAGGTAGCACTAGCTGCAGTATGGCCTCCAATGTTGAAAATCAAGCTGAAGAAAATTGGGCATCCATTGAGCAGGTTAATGTCGTTCCAATTCCCAATGGGAATGGTGATGAAGCTGAAACTGGTGGTGGTATGATTACAGAAGAAGAGGAATACCTGGCTTTAAAGGAGCTGGAAAATGCTCTTCAGAGTCCTATTGGCAATCCTCATGAATTCCAAGGCACGCAAACTGATCCTTGTCATATAGATAAGAATGATCTTTCGACCTCTGTTGAAGGTCGACCTGATAAGAGCAATTTGTCTGATATGATTGAAGAG CTACTAGATGACCCAGAAAATCTGGATTCACTCTTTGATACGCCTGCGCCACCTCAACTGCATCAGCCACCAATGTATACCACCAATGACCATAATGATGAATGTCGTAAGAGGGCATATCCATTTGAGGACAATGAGCCTTCTCTTGTGAAGAAGAATAATATTTCAACCAATGACGATGACGAATTAGTTAGCAAGACCGCATCTAGTTCGGAAAATCAAGCTGCAAATATGATTCAAGAG AGATATTCTCAACAAGGAGCAAATCTGGGATCAGACTTTGATTCATTTCTGCCAAAGGATTACGTTAATACACTACCATCAATAAACGGAGGACCGGGAGATTTTCCCCATGACAATAATTTTATTGAGTGGGATGATTTGCCATCCTTATACGAAGGTATGGACTATTCTCCCGCAAAGTTCTCACATACAGTTATTGATGGTGGTAGGGGAGTAACCAGTGACGGAAACACCGAAGTAGTAGATGGATCGGTAAACGATTATTCTGCATTAGCCACTGGAGCGTTGCTCCAGTGTAGCTAA
- the LOC133714620 gene encoding uncharacterized protein LOC133714620 isoform X2: protein MSCEIFPIPLEFRFRPTKKELLCDHLKKKNQCKDSQSMSIIPEIDLCKHEPHELPGLAFTGQENLGRKLFFFFFFWFTRAESWDTQGKWYFFAPRDYKYANSTRSNRTTGEGFWKPTGKVRDIKAPGSKAVIGRKRILTFQKHGEPKPQKTGWVIHEYYLIEAQSDRPKQIGDFVVCCLKYKSDNSDHDEDAPFCNPGSGSGSCSMASSVANQAEENLASNEQFNGTGYEAETGGGRITEAEEHLAYKKLRDELRIPIGNQNEFQGSQTDPCNLWTSLEGQADRSNSSHMIEERLNDPEMHELHQSPMHTTNVQNDGCRKRKYPFEDNDSSLTNKKNNISTNDGDELVSNTTSNSENQAADVILEGDSVVFRLKNKSDKKDFLVSDEGEPDGTGVSNWKIQAAHKNDEPLFHQPQPLDDCCSSAVRSWASLELEAVLQAIGTNDDCNKLQSPCGDSTSCLEDRNEVSTCDEDENMDGVFPQLCDPPEVNLDSFLRLLQPQDYCPSIPQSPIYPKLGNVPNSNLCFSECNDWQFAFKKKISTNEVDIPVRHIMSNFEHQATDSRILEVHRQTKENMESAFYPFQPQDLAVQTMMYTMHGDALHNIECNELQSYSSNQTAQTPSVDSNLPKSLGRVYHRDSGVSSYDTNTEVAHGWEQHASALAIGNPPM from the exons ATGAGCtgcgaaattttcccaattCCACTGGAATTCCGATTCCGTCCCACCAAAAAGGAGCTGCTGTGTGAccacttgaagaagaagaatcagtGCAAGGACTCCCAAAGCATGTCCATCATCCCTGAAATCGATCTGTGCAAGCACGAACCTCATGAGCTACCAG GACTGGCGTTCACAGGGCAGGAAAATCTGGGGAGGaaacttttcttctttttcttcttttggtttaCAAGGGCAGAGTCTTGGGATACTCAGGGCAAGTGGTACTTCTTCGCTCCGCGTGATTACAAGTACGCTAACAGCACTCGCTCCAACAGGACTACAGGGGAAGGGTTCTGGAAGCCCACAGGCAAGGTCCGCGACATCAAGGCCCCGGGCTCCAAAGCTGTGATTGGCAGAAAGAGGATCTTAACCTTCCAAAAACATGGAGAGCCGAAACCCCAGAAGACCGGCTGGGTCATTCATGAGTATTATCTCATTGAGGCACAATCTGATCGCCCTAAGCAGATAGGGGACTTTGTTGTATGTTGCTTGAAGTACAAGTCAGACAACTCTGATCATGATGAGGATGCTCCATTCTGCAATCCAGGTAGCGGTAGCGGTAGCTGCAGTATGGCCTCCAGTGTTGCAAACCAGGCTGAAGAAAATTTGGCATCCAATGAGCAGTTTAATGGCACTGGTTATGAAGCTGAAACTGGTGGCGGTAGGATTACTGAAGCAGAAGAACACCTGGCATATAAGAAGCTGAGAGATGAGCTTCGGATTCCCATTGGAAATCAGAATGAATTCCAAGGCTCGCAAACTGATCCTTGTAATCTTTGGACATCTCTTGAAGGTCAAGCTGATAGAAGCAATTCGTCTCATATGATTGAAGAG CGACTAAATGATCCAGAAATGCATGAGCTACATCAGTCACCGATGCATACCACCAATGTCCAGAATGATGGATGCCGTAAGAGGAAATATCCATTTGAAGATAATGACTCTTCTCTTACGAATAAGAAGAACAATATTTCAACCAATGATGGTGATGAACTAGTCAGCAACACCACATCTAATTCTGAAAACCAAGCTGCAGATGTGATCCTAGAG GGTGACTCTGTTGTCTTTCGCTTGAAGAATAAATCAGATAAGAAGGATTTTCTCGTAAGTGATGAAGGGGAACCGGATGGCACGGGTGTGTCTAATTGGAAAATTCAGGCG GCACACAAAAATGATGAACCACTATTTCATCAACCTCAGCCTCTGGATGACTGCTGCTCCTCTGCAGTGCGGTCATGGGCATCCCTAGAGCTGGAAGCTGTTCTGCAAGCCATTGGCACTAATGATGATTGTAATAAGTTGCAATCACCATGTGGAGATAGTACTTCTTGTCTAGAAGACAGGAATGAAGTTTCAACCTGTGATGAAGATGAGAATATGGATGGTGTGTTTCCACAG CTATGTGACCCACCAGAAGTAAATCTAGATTCATTTTTGCGTCTACTTCAACCACAAGATTACTGCCCCTCCATACCGCAGTCACCAATATACCCAAAGTTGGGAAATGTTCCAAATTCCAATCTCTGTTTTAGTGAATGCAATGATTGGCAATTTGCatttaagaaaaaaatttcaaccaatGAAGTTGACATACCAGTTAGACATATCATGTCTAATTTTGAACATCAAGCTACAGATTCTAGGATTCTAGAG GTGCATCGtcaaaccaaagaaaatatggagtcagcGTTTTATCCATTTCAGCCACAAGATTTAGCTGTGCAGACAATGATGTACACAATGCATGGAGATGCTTTGcataatattgaatgcaatgagttgcaatcttACTCTTCTAACCAAACAGCTCAGACTCCCTCCGTAGACTCCAACCTACCAAAGTCATTGGGAAGGGTCTACCATAGGGATAGTGGAGTAAGCAGCTATGATACAAACACTGAAGTAGCCCATGGATGGGAACAACATGCATCTGCATTAGCTATTGGAAACCCTCCAATGTAG
- the LOC133714620 gene encoding NAC domain containing protein 50-like isoform X3, protein MSCEIFPIPLEFRFRPTKKELLCDHLKKKNQCKDSQSMSIIPEIDLCKHEPHELPGDPSPEPEHHQFQLLLVIQSCVLCCVFAGLAFTGQENLGRKLFFFFFFWFTRAESWDTQGKWYFFAPRDYKYANSTRSNRTTGEGFWKPTGKVRDIKAPGSKAVIGRKRILTFQKHGEPKPQKTGWVIHEYYLIEAQSDRPKQIGDFVVCCLKYKSDNSDHDEDAPFCNPGSGSGSCSMASSVANQAEENLASNEQFNGTGYEAETGGGRITEAEEHLAYKKLRDELRIPIGNQNEFQGSQTDPCNLWTSLEGQADRSNSSHMIEERLNDPEMHELHQSPMHTTNVQNDGCRKRKYPFEDNDSSLTNKKNNISTNDGDELVSNTTSNSENQAADVILEGDSVVFRLKNKSDKKDFLVSDEGEPDGTGVSNWKIQAAHKNDEPLFHQPQPLDDCCSSAVRSWASLELEAVLQAIGTNDDCNKLQSPCGDSTSCLEDRNEVSTCDEDENMDGVFPQVHRQTKENMESAFYPFQPQDLAVQTMMYTMHGDALHNIECNELQSYSSNQTAQTPSVDSNLPKSLGRVYHRDSGVSSYDTNTEVAHGWEQHASALAIGNPPM, encoded by the exons ATGAGCtgcgaaattttcccaattCCACTGGAATTCCGATTCCGTCCCACCAAAAAGGAGCTGCTGTGTGAccacttgaagaagaagaatcagtGCAAGGACTCCCAAAGCATGTCCATCATCCCTGAAATCGATCTGTGCAAGCACGAACCTCATGAGCTACCAGGTGATCCATCTCCGGAACCAGAACACCATCAATTTCAATTATTATTAGTGATCCAGTCATGTGTATTGTGTTGCGTTTTTGCAGGACTGGCGTTCACAGGGCAGGAAAATCTGGGGAGGaaacttttcttctttttcttcttttggtttaCAAGGGCAGAGTCTTGGGATACTCAGGGCAAGTGGTACTTCTTCGCTCCGCGTGATTACAAGTACGCTAACAGCACTCGCTCCAACAGGACTACAGGGGAAGGGTTCTGGAAGCCCACAGGCAAGGTCCGCGACATCAAGGCCCCGGGCTCCAAAGCTGTGATTGGCAGAAAGAGGATCTTAACCTTCCAAAAACATGGAGAGCCGAAACCCCAGAAGACCGGCTGGGTCATTCATGAGTATTATCTCATTGAGGCACAATCTGATCGCCCTAAGCAGATAGGGGACTTTGTTGTATGTTGCTTGAAGTACAAGTCAGACAACTCTGATCATGATGAGGATGCTCCATTCTGCAATCCAGGTAGCGGTAGCGGTAGCTGCAGTATGGCCTCCAGTGTTGCAAACCAGGCTGAAGAAAATTTGGCATCCAATGAGCAGTTTAATGGCACTGGTTATGAAGCTGAAACTGGTGGCGGTAGGATTACTGAAGCAGAAGAACACCTGGCATATAAGAAGCTGAGAGATGAGCTTCGGATTCCCATTGGAAATCAGAATGAATTCCAAGGCTCGCAAACTGATCCTTGTAATCTTTGGACATCTCTTGAAGGTCAAGCTGATAGAAGCAATTCGTCTCATATGATTGAAGAG CGACTAAATGATCCAGAAATGCATGAGCTACATCAGTCACCGATGCATACCACCAATGTCCAGAATGATGGATGCCGTAAGAGGAAATATCCATTTGAAGATAATGACTCTTCTCTTACGAATAAGAAGAACAATATTTCAACCAATGATGGTGATGAACTAGTCAGCAACACCACATCTAATTCTGAAAACCAAGCTGCAGATGTGATCCTAGAG GGTGACTCTGTTGTCTTTCGCTTGAAGAATAAATCAGATAAGAAGGATTTTCTCGTAAGTGATGAAGGGGAACCGGATGGCACGGGTGTGTCTAATTGGAAAATTCAGGCG GCACACAAAAATGATGAACCACTATTTCATCAACCTCAGCCTCTGGATGACTGCTGCTCCTCTGCAGTGCGGTCATGGGCATCCCTAGAGCTGGAAGCTGTTCTGCAAGCCATTGGCACTAATGATGATTGTAATAAGTTGCAATCACCATGTGGAGATAGTACTTCTTGTCTAGAAGACAGGAATGAAGTTTCAACCTGTGATGAAGATGAGAATATGGATGGTGTGTTTCCACAG GTGCATCGtcaaaccaaagaaaatatggagtcagcGTTTTATCCATTTCAGCCACAAGATTTAGCTGTGCAGACAATGATGTACACAATGCATGGAGATGCTTTGcataatattgaatgcaatgagttgcaatcttACTCTTCTAACCAAACAGCTCAGACTCCCTCCGTAGACTCCAACCTACCAAAGTCATTGGGAAGGGTCTACCATAGGGATAGTGGAGTAAGCAGCTATGATACAAACACTGAAGTAGCCCATGGATGGGAACAACATGCATCTGCATTAGCTATTGGAAACCCTCCAATGTAG